In Reichenbachiella agarivorans, one genomic interval encodes:
- a CDS encoding ATP-binding protein, whose protein sequence is MLLIPWLVNGQSWRNAQINKKAQLDLLWFTSVPFIYADPSGKMVGVECEIMEAFKIYLNDKYQVDLKLNWVETNNFYRIIERVRDSSQPQFIGVSALSITDERKDFLKFTEPYLPDITVLVSSKGTPIVHGYDQIYDMMISMKAVTIKGTSYENMLIDLRNQLGVEFEIIFIESDRNILDVINQSTDRFGFIDLPIYLMLIKRGEVLTRQNFFTTKGKGYSFIMPPSSDWDIPFNEFMSDPDVKMEIAQIVSEYMGPELFEFMDHVDEHEQLSTSILTKEKEMQLALIQNANLKLEEEKEYKRMLVFGIVIIGLFLLVIAVLFFNNQRTTKILIEQKAQIEEQQSDIRQKNEQLLNRNIQLLALNEEKNNLVNILAHDLRSPLNHIVGLSNLLEDAKTEMSEDERSFLNLINDAAAKMHQMVNKILDVDALERNQSTLLREKVDIRSTMNDVASRYRPAATQKAIDFKVNLPSSHYNLVTDHMLLFLVLENLISNAIKFSPPDSEVILETKYENETIIFVVKDNGPGFSEEDKELMFHRFQKLSATPTGGESSTGLGLSIVKKYVSDLGGKIWLESTHGEGSTFFVSLPQ, encoded by the coding sequence ATGTTGTTAATCCCTTGGCTAGTAAATGGACAGTCATGGCGCAATGCGCAGATCAATAAAAAGGCTCAATTGGATTTGCTTTGGTTCACTTCGGTTCCCTTTATATACGCTGATCCATCTGGCAAAATGGTCGGAGTAGAATGTGAAATCATGGAGGCTTTCAAAATCTATTTGAATGACAAATATCAAGTGGATTTGAAGCTCAATTGGGTGGAAACTAATAATTTTTATAGAATCATTGAGAGAGTAAGAGATTCTAGCCAACCTCAGTTTATTGGTGTATCTGCTTTGTCTATCACAGACGAAAGAAAGGACTTTCTAAAATTTACAGAACCATATCTTCCTGATATTACAGTTTTGGTCTCCAGTAAGGGGACACCAATCGTACATGGTTATGATCAAATCTACGATATGATGATCAGCATGAAGGCAGTGACCATAAAGGGTACAAGCTATGAAAATATGCTGATTGACCTGAGGAATCAATTGGGGGTGGAGTTCGAAATTATTTTTATCGAGAGTGATCGTAATATTCTAGATGTGATCAATCAATCTACAGACAGGTTTGGGTTTATTGACTTACCGATTTATCTGATGTTGATCAAGAGAGGAGAGGTATTGACACGTCAAAATTTCTTTACAACCAAAGGGAAAGGGTATAGTTTTATCATGCCCCCAAGTAGTGATTGGGATATTCCCTTCAATGAATTCATGTCTGACCCTGATGTCAAAATGGAAATTGCACAAATTGTATCTGAGTACATGGGACCTGAGTTGTTTGAGTTCATGGATCATGTCGATGAGCACGAGCAGTTGAGTACTTCTATCCTGACCAAAGAAAAAGAGATGCAACTGGCACTCATTCAGAATGCCAATTTGAAACTGGAAGAGGAAAAGGAATACAAAAGGATGTTGGTTTTTGGGATCGTAATCATAGGACTGTTTCTGCTGGTGATTGCAGTTTTGTTTTTTAACAATCAGAGAACCACCAAAATATTAATTGAACAAAAGGCCCAGATCGAAGAACAGCAAAGCGACATCCGTCAGAAAAATGAGCAGCTCCTCAATCGAAACATTCAGTTGCTAGCACTCAATGAAGAGAAAAATAATCTCGTCAATATCCTGGCACATGATCTTCGTTCTCCTCTTAATCATATCGTAGGATTGTCCAATTTGCTAGAGGATGCTAAGACAGAAATGTCAGAAGATGAAAGGAGCTTTTTGAACTTGATCAATGACGCTGCGGCCAAAATGCACCAGATGGTCAACAAAATCTTGGATGTGGATGCTTTGGAGAGAAATCAGAGTACGCTGCTCAGAGAAAAAGTGGATATCCGCTCTACAATGAATGATGTGGCTAGTCGCTATCGTCCTGCTGCTACTCAAAAAGCAATTGATTTTAAGGTGAATTTACCTAGCAGTCATTACAATTTGGTGACAGATCATATGCTCTTGTTTTTGGTTTTGGAAAATTTGATTTCTAATGCCATCAAATTTTCTCCGCCAGATTCTGAAGTGATCTTGGAAACAAAGTATGAAAATGAAACCATTATTTTTGTAGTCAAGGACAATGGTCCTGGTTTCAGCGAAGAGGACAAAGAACTGATGTTTCATCGCTTTCAAAAATTAAGCGCAACTCCTACAGGCGGAGAGTCATCGACGGGTCTAGGTTTGTCTATAGTCAAGAAGTATGTCTCTGATCTAGGAGGGAAAATCTGGCTTGAATCTACACATGGAGAGGGTAGTACCTTCTTTGTTAGTTTGCCTCAGTAA
- the thrS gene encoding threonine--tRNA ligase — MSDGKIMITLPDGSKKELDKGASGLDVAMSISEGLARNVLAAEVNGEVWDATRPIHTDATIKLLTWNDDKGKSTFWHSSAHLMAEALEALYPGIQLGIGPAIEGGFYYDVDFGDQSFDSDNLKLIEDKMLELARQKNEYIREGISKSDAVAYFKEKGDVYKLDLLEGLEDGSITFYKQGNFTDLCRGPHIPNTGFIKAAKILNVAGAYWRGDEKNKQLTRLYAITFPKQKELTEHLELLEEAKKRDHRKLGKELELFTFSQKVGQGLPLWLPKGAMLRERLENFLKRAQVKAGYSPVVTPHIGHKELYVTSGHYEKYGEDSFQPIRTPNEGEEFFLKPMNCPHHCEIYKAKPKSYKDLPVRFAEFGTVYRYEQSGELHGLTRVRGFTQDDAHIFCTPDQVKDEFLKVIDLVLYVFKALGFEEYTAQISLRDPENKAKYIGSDENWAKAESAIQEAAAEKGLKTVTEYGEAAFYGPKLDFMVKDALKRSWQLGTIQVDYNLPERFELEYTGSDNQKYRPVMLHRAPFGSLERFVAVLTEHCAGNYPLWLTPDQIAVLPISEKYAAYAEQVYSFMEENDIRGFIDHRDEKIGRKIRDAETKKIPFMLIVGEKEQEEGKVSARRHGEGDLGSFTQDEFAALFRQAATIKV; from the coding sequence ATGAGTGACGGCAAAATTATGATCACTCTGCCTGATGGCAGTAAGAAGGAACTAGACAAAGGTGCTAGTGGTTTGGATGTAGCAATGAGTATCAGCGAAGGCTTGGCTAGAAATGTTTTGGCTGCTGAGGTGAACGGAGAAGTGTGGGATGCCACCAGACCGATCCATACGGACGCCACGATCAAATTGCTCACATGGAATGATGACAAAGGAAAATCTACTTTTTGGCATTCTTCTGCACACTTGATGGCTGAGGCACTGGAGGCATTGTATCCAGGTATTCAGCTAGGAATAGGACCTGCGATCGAAGGCGGTTTCTACTATGACGTTGATTTTGGAGATCAAAGTTTTGACTCGGACAACCTCAAATTGATTGAGGATAAAATGCTCGAACTGGCTCGTCAGAAAAATGAATACATCCGTGAGGGTATTTCCAAGTCCGATGCTGTAGCCTACTTCAAAGAGAAGGGAGATGTGTACAAGCTCGATTTGCTTGAGGGCTTGGAAGACGGGAGCATTACTTTTTATAAGCAAGGTAATTTCACGGATTTGTGTAGAGGACCTCATATCCCAAATACTGGTTTTATCAAAGCGGCCAAGATATTGAACGTGGCTGGAGCCTATTGGAGAGGTGATGAAAAGAACAAGCAATTGACTAGGTTGTACGCAATCACCTTTCCGAAACAGAAGGAATTGACAGAGCACTTGGAGTTGCTAGAAGAAGCTAAGAAACGAGACCATAGAAAACTCGGCAAGGAGTTGGAATTATTCACTTTCTCTCAAAAAGTAGGTCAAGGATTGCCACTATGGTTGCCAAAAGGTGCCATGCTTAGAGAGAGATTGGAGAATTTCTTGAAAAGGGCTCAGGTCAAAGCGGGTTATAGTCCTGTAGTGACACCGCATATTGGACACAAGGAATTGTATGTGACCTCTGGCCACTATGAAAAATACGGTGAAGATTCATTTCAACCTATCAGAACTCCCAACGAAGGAGAGGAGTTCTTTTTGAAACCTATGAACTGTCCTCACCATTGTGAGATTTACAAGGCGAAACCTAAATCATACAAGGATTTGCCTGTAAGATTTGCCGAGTTTGGTACGGTTTATCGCTATGAGCAAAGTGGTGAGCTCCATGGCCTGACTCGGGTAAGAGGCTTTACGCAGGATGATGCGCATATCTTCTGTACACCAGATCAGGTGAAGGATGAGTTTTTGAAGGTGATTGATTTGGTACTGTATGTGTTCAAGGCCTTGGGGTTTGAAGAATATACAGCTCAGATTTCTCTCCGTGATCCAGAGAATAAAGCCAAATACATAGGCTCAGACGAAAACTGGGCAAAAGCAGAATCTGCCATCCAAGAAGCTGCTGCAGAAAAAGGGCTGAAGACGGTGACCGAATATGGCGAGGCGGCTTTCTATGGTCCTAAGTTGGATTTTATGGTCAAGGATGCACTAAAGAGAAGTTGGCAACTAGGTACCATCCAAGTAGATTACAACCTGCCTGAGCGATTTGAGTTGGAATACACTGGCTCAGATAATCAAAAGTATAGACCTGTCATGCTGCACCGAGCACCCTTTGGTTCTTTGGAGAGGTTTGTGGCAGTACTGACTGAGCATTGTGCGGGCAATTACCCATTGTGGTTGACTCCTGATCAGATTGCTGTATTACCTATCTCAGAGAAATATGCAGCATATGCAGAGCAAGTATATTCGTTTATGGAGGAAAATGATATCAGAGGATTCATTGATCACCGAGATGAAAAAATAGGTCGAAAGATCCGTGATGCGGAGACCAAAAAGATTCCATTTATGCTGATTGTAGGAGAGAAGGAGCAGGAAGAAGGCAAAGTCTCGGCACGTAGACATGGCGAAGGAGACTTAGGTAGTTTCACGCAGGACGAGTTTGCGGCATTATTCAGGCAAGCAGCGACCATCAAGGTTTAA
- a CDS encoding tetratricopeptide repeat protein: MKLLTPIVYLLLLCFASGLCSCTKRYGLYEMNESAQMGSQSGYTLDVDSDEIQDLEYVIQFMQEDREKGWLALTPVQADFVVSEAFQSPYLNFLLAEYFYAQGQLSRALGLLTGIDESAMPMLEVYNLKSKIFEEQGEYELAIDQVNNAILINRSDAELYDQKATIYLNMKDTLSAINYYEKSWYMDTAQVDLAIELADLYANKGDMVSAIDWLGHAENNEGSKRVKYIKIKIYRTQQMDVEANVLLEELLSGGDLTSGGELVAFFEERNQWDSALYYSDQMLEVDSMYIPALMAKAEIYDHKRYYPSAISYYESILAIDSLNQEALEGVRKVNGKIAYLRKIKERREALPSFDFISPNIIKTVD; this comes from the coding sequence ATGAAATTGTTGACACCAATCGTTTATCTGCTGCTACTATGCTTTGCTTCGGGACTTTGTTCTTGCACGAAGAGGTATGGCCTGTACGAAATGAATGAATCTGCACAAATGGGTAGTCAGAGCGGTTATACACTCGATGTAGATTCTGATGAGATTCAAGACCTAGAGTATGTCATCCAATTTATGCAGGAGGATAGGGAGAAGGGGTGGTTAGCACTTACTCCTGTGCAAGCAGACTTTGTGGTGTCAGAGGCATTTCAATCGCCTTATTTAAACTTTTTGTTGGCGGAGTATTTTTATGCTCAAGGTCAACTATCCAGAGCCTTGGGATTGTTGACTGGTATCGATGAATCTGCCATGCCTATGCTAGAGGTGTACAATTTGAAATCCAAAATATTTGAGGAGCAAGGAGAATACGAGTTGGCAATTGATCAGGTCAACAATGCAATTCTCATCAATAGAAGTGACGCAGAACTGTATGATCAAAAAGCCACGATTTATTTGAATATGAAGGACACCTTGTCTGCTATCAACTATTATGAAAAATCATGGTATATGGACACGGCTCAGGTGGATTTGGCGATAGAATTGGCTGATTTGTACGCTAACAAGGGCGACATGGTATCTGCCATAGACTGGCTGGGCCATGCGGAGAATAATGAAGGCTCGAAGCGAGTCAAATATATTAAGATCAAAATATATCGAACTCAACAGATGGATGTGGAGGCCAATGTGCTATTGGAGGAATTGCTGTCAGGTGGAGATTTGACCTCTGGGGGCGAATTAGTAGCTTTTTTTGAAGAGCGCAATCAATGGGATTCTGCTCTGTATTACAGCGACCAAATGTTGGAGGTAGACAGTATGTATATACCTGCATTGATGGCTAAGGCAGAGATCTATGATCACAAGCGATACTACCCCTCTGCCATTTCGTATTATGAATCCATTTTAGCTATTGATTCTTTGAACCAAGAAGCATTGGAGGGAGTGAGAAAAGTAAATGGAAAAATTGCATATTTGCGCAAAATAAAGGAGCGAAGAGAAGCTTTACCTAGCTTCGATTTTATTTCTCCCAATATTATAAAAACAGTAGATTGA
- a CDS encoding SiaB family protein kinase, with amino-acid sequence MDLLKSNKNIYDNNLLLMYKGEVTFDLVTSIIETLDGRIAEIESDRLIKKKFYGAATECIQNLYHHMDEVSDESIDTYDSKAGLLMVTARKKFFNIMTGNFIPNTKVNVIKSKLDNINSLDKEELKKLYKEILYNGEFSDKGTAGLGFVEIARKTGQKLSYEFHQVNEDYSYFTFQIRVSRVTNKELAEA; translated from the coding sequence ATGGATCTTTTAAAGAGCAATAAAAATATTTACGACAACAACCTATTGTTGATGTATAAGGGTGAAGTAACCTTCGATCTGGTAACCTCAATCATCGAGACTTTAGATGGTAGAATTGCCGAAATCGAAAGTGATCGATTGATCAAAAAGAAATTTTATGGTGCTGCTACCGAATGTATTCAAAACCTCTACCATCACATGGATGAGGTTTCGGACGAGAGCATTGACACCTATGATTCTAAAGCAGGTCTGTTGATGGTAACTGCAAGGAAAAAATTCTTCAACATCATGACTGGAAATTTTATTCCCAACACAAAAGTCAATGTGATTAAATCCAAACTAGACAACATCAACTCGCTTGACAAAGAAGAACTGAAGAAACTATACAAGGAGATACTCTACAACGGAGAATTTTCGGATAAAGGAACTGCAGGATTGGGATTTGTAGAAATCGCAAGGAAAACAGGCCAGAAATTATCCTACGAATTTCATCAAGTAAATGAAGATTACTCTTACTTTACTTTTCAAATAAGAGTATCAAGGGTGACGAATAAAGAGTTAGCAGAAGCGTAA
- a CDS encoding sensor histidine kinase, which produces MKKDNLIRSYVLTLILIIIGLFIGQFLVQSTIRVNKNDARLVKLAQRQATLSEDIAKNSLLMSTDRIQESDKNFTIVKRRLKKSIDEFTQIQNALTKGDRDLGINNVDNSDQIIALLTESEVFYKEVRDAALEIYNVAFEDSPEDKALIINRAIINISDQQKKFTDKANEIADRYEEEAYENKAGSSSMGYIITAIIIGVILLQASFVFRPAVNLAYKNFLTANEAFVKLQKSEEHLRRSAERQLEANERLILSQRALEQRNKKLKLSEQEILKSSRKQIEVNEKLIRVQEELRKAYDRVKYSEERMRNIAEEQLEATEKLMITENQLKMSLEHEKSSKNELTNTLNNLKSTQSQLVQSEKMASLGQLTAGIAHEINNPINFVYNGIDTLKVSLDDLMIIIKKYGELEDSEDYNAAIEEIKALKEEYGFEDLLEDVKELVADIKKGAVRTIEIVKGLRVFSRLDEEEMKPANMNESLDATLTLLRNKTKNIINVKKYYDEDIEEINCYPGQLNQVFMNIISNAIQAIPEERKDGEIQIYTENQDQHLMIKIKDNGAGMSEQVKRRIFEPFFTTKPVGIGTGLGMSITFGIIEKHGGNIYVNSEEGKGTEFSILIPKHLAEKKNQGKVSQSQQA; this is translated from the coding sequence ATGAAAAAGGACAATCTGATTAGATCGTATGTGTTGACCTTGATATTGATAATTATCGGACTTTTCATAGGTCAATTTTTAGTTCAAAGTACCATTCGAGTCAACAAAAATGATGCGCGACTTGTGAAACTCGCACAACGCCAAGCTACGTTGAGTGAAGACATTGCAAAAAACTCTCTTCTCATGAGTACAGATAGAATTCAAGAGAGTGACAAGAACTTTACGATTGTCAAAAGACGACTCAAAAAATCAATAGACGAATTCACACAGATTCAAAATGCACTCACCAAAGGCGACAGAGATTTGGGAATCAATAATGTAGATAATTCTGATCAAATTATTGCATTGCTGACAGAGTCAGAGGTATTCTACAAAGAAGTGCGAGATGCTGCACTTGAAATCTACAATGTGGCATTTGAAGACAGCCCTGAAGACAAGGCCCTAATCATCAACCGAGCAATTATCAACATCTCTGATCAACAGAAAAAATTCACCGACAAAGCAAATGAAATCGCAGACAGGTATGAAGAAGAAGCCTACGAAAACAAAGCTGGCTCTTCGTCCATGGGCTATATCATCACTGCCATCATCATAGGAGTCATACTATTGCAAGCTTCATTCGTATTCCGCCCAGCAGTAAACTTGGCTTACAAAAACTTCTTGACGGCAAACGAAGCATTCGTCAAATTGCAAAAATCAGAAGAGCACCTCAGGCGCAGTGCTGAAAGGCAACTAGAAGCCAACGAGCGACTTATCCTCTCTCAACGTGCCTTGGAACAACGAAACAAAAAACTCAAACTATCTGAGCAAGAGATTCTCAAAAGTTCTCGAAAGCAAATAGAGGTCAACGAAAAATTGATTCGAGTACAAGAAGAACTCAGAAAAGCCTACGACAGAGTAAAATACTCAGAAGAGCGCATGAGAAACATTGCAGAAGAACAATTAGAAGCTACTGAAAAACTGATGATCACAGAGAATCAGTTGAAGATGTCTCTCGAACATGAAAAAAGCAGTAAGAACGAACTTACCAATACACTCAATAACCTAAAAAGCACACAATCTCAGTTGGTACAATCTGAAAAGATGGCCTCTCTGGGACAGCTTACCGCTGGTATCGCACACGAGATCAACAACCCGATCAACTTCGTGTACAATGGTATCGATACACTTAAAGTATCCCTGGATGACTTGATGATCATCATCAAAAAATATGGAGAACTAGAAGATAGTGAAGATTACAATGCTGCGATCGAAGAAATCAAGGCGTTGAAAGAGGAATATGGGTTCGAGGACCTACTAGAAGATGTAAAAGAACTGGTAGCCGATATCAAGAAAGGGGCTGTAAGAACGATTGAAATCGTCAAAGGCCTAAGGGTATTCTCTAGACTAGACGAGGAAGAAATGAAGCCAGCCAACATGAACGAATCGCTGGATGCTACTTTGACTCTGTTAAGAAATAAAACCAAAAACATCATTAACGTCAAAAAGTACTATGATGAGGACATTGAGGAAATCAACTGTTATCCAGGGCAGCTCAATCAGGTATTTATGAATATCATTAGCAACGCCATACAGGCCATACCTGAGGAAAGAAAAGATGGAGAAATCCAAATCTATACCGAAAATCAAGATCAGCACTTGATGATCAAAATCAAAGACAATGGAGCAGGAATGTCCGAACAAGTCAAACGAAGAATATTTGAACCTTTCTTTACAACTAAACCCGTAGGGATTGGCACAGGACTAGGAATGTCAATTACCTTTGGAATCATTGAAAAACATGGTGGCAACATCTATGTAAATAGTGAAGAAGGAAAAGGAACTGAGTTTTCTATTTTGATCCCAAAACATCTGGCAGAAAAGAAAAATCAGGGTAAGGTTTCTCAATCTCAACAAGCATAA
- a CDS encoding response regulator, translating into MEQNEEMVAEQKAPNRRDKYTILYVDDEESNLRIFRMAFKREYNVLTAMGGNEAIEMLRTNDIQCLITDQKMPEMTGTELLERVLPEFPDVIRMILTGFADIEAIVKAVNKCGIYKYITKPWDKGEMKLTIDKALEAYELKSDKINLIRELEKANSSLEEKVETRTKELAEVNKRLMDSIKYAMTIQNAMLVSPELIKEAFSDFFLIFKPLDIVSGDFYWIAEIENEDGDAVTCIACVDCTGHGVAGALMSMIGESLLNQIVHEHEITDVDEILENLNIGIIEILNQSENENHHGMDASILVIDRAKSQVHFAGAKQNLLYTKDGKIETIKGERISIGGFVDEERGYKKHVVDFEEGETSFYMFSDGFPDQFGGPGNKKFSAARLTECLEQNMDKPMDEQKAILEKTLTDWIGDEKQTDDIMIMGIRI; encoded by the coding sequence ATGGAGCAAAACGAAGAAATGGTAGCGGAGCAAAAAGCTCCAAATCGAAGAGACAAATACACCATCCTATATGTGGATGATGAAGAAAGCAATCTTCGAATATTTCGTATGGCTTTCAAAAGAGAATACAATGTACTCACTGCCATGGGCGGCAATGAGGCGATAGAAATGCTCCGAACCAATGACATTCAATGTCTGATCACAGATCAGAAAATGCCAGAAATGACAGGTACGGAGCTATTAGAACGCGTACTGCCGGAGTTCCCAGATGTCATCAGAATGATCCTAACAGGTTTTGCAGATATTGAAGCAATCGTCAAAGCTGTCAACAAATGTGGTATCTACAAATACATCACAAAACCTTGGGACAAAGGTGAGATGAAACTGACGATAGACAAGGCTTTGGAAGCATACGAACTGAAAAGTGACAAAATCAACTTGATCCGAGAGCTAGAAAAAGCAAACTCAAGTCTAGAAGAAAAAGTAGAAACCAGAACCAAAGAGCTAGCGGAAGTCAACAAAAGACTCATGGACAGTATCAAATACGCCATGACCATTCAAAATGCCATGCTGGTCTCTCCAGAGTTGATCAAAGAGGCGTTTTCAGATTTCTTCTTGATATTCAAACCACTTGATATTGTAAGTGGTGACTTTTATTGGATAGCCGAGATTGAAAACGAAGATGGGGATGCAGTCACCTGTATTGCATGCGTGGACTGTACTGGACATGGTGTAGCAGGTGCCTTGATGAGTATGATCGGGGAGTCACTTTTGAACCAAATCGTACACGAGCATGAAATCACAGATGTAGATGAGATTCTTGAAAACCTCAACATCGGAATCATAGAGATTCTCAATCAATCTGAAAACGAAAACCATCACGGCATGGATGCGAGCATCTTGGTCATAGATCGAGCAAAGAGCCAGGTTCATTTCGCCGGTGCGAAACAAAACCTGCTCTATACCAAAGATGGCAAAATAGAGACCATCAAAGGAGAGAGAATTTCAATTGGTGGATTCGTAGATGAAGAAAGAGGTTATAAGAAGCATGTAGTGGATTTTGAAGAAGGTGAAACCTCATTCTACATGTTTTCGGATGGATTCCCAGATCAATTTGGAGGTCCAGGAAACAAGAAATTTAGTGCTGCAAGGTTGACAGAGTGTCTGGAGCAAAACATGGATAAACCCATGGATGAACAAAAGGCAATTTTGGAAAAGACCCTGACAGATTGGATCGGTGATGAAAAACAGACCGATGACATTATGATCATGGGAATACGAATATAA
- a CDS encoding acyl-CoA dehydrogenase: protein MSQFYSRRNLEFLMTEVFKIEEVLKLDVYKGHDLDSIRMTLDAADQFAERELYPFFREMDQIEPKLDQGKVKVHPQVRAIMKKYGEGGWISASAGDEFGGMNLPIMVSSASNFIFGAANFSASVYPQLSMGAARLIETYGSDYLKETFVPNLYSGVWQGTMAMTEPDAGSSLSDLKTKAVSIDDENDLYRITGQKIFISAGDHDGVGNVIHLVLARIEGAPEGVKGLSLFIVPQKMTNEEDKVVLNDVKTTGLYHKMGYKGTPIVHLSFGEQDRCYGHLLGEPNEGLSQMFQMMNEARIGVGLSATAIASSAYYASLNYAKERVQGRKPDEKNPNTPQIPIVEHADVKRMLLQQKAMVEGSLSLLLNCSYYADMAKAGTQDVKEIYRLTLDLLTPVAKTYPSENGMLATSNAIQIFGGAGYCRDFPVEQYYRDMKIHTLHEGTSGIHGMDLLGRKIIMGGGIAFRAFTEEVSKTIKKVKMEILELTRYAEKLNDALFRLQNVTMRLSTMAMKEKKEVFLMDATLYLELFGIIAVGWQWLLQAIPSQIAINENRGDEFYESKLYTMRYYFEYELPKSESLITRLNSADKLLIEVSKDHLI from the coding sequence ATGTCGCAGTTTTATTCTCGTAGAAATCTGGAGTTTTTAATGACCGAAGTCTTCAAGATAGAAGAAGTCCTGAAATTGGATGTTTACAAAGGGCATGATTTGGATAGCATTCGGATGACGCTAGATGCGGCAGACCAGTTTGCTGAGAGAGAGTTGTATCCATTTTTTAGAGAGATGGATCAAATAGAGCCAAAGTTGGATCAGGGAAAGGTCAAGGTACACCCTCAGGTAAGGGCGATTATGAAGAAGTATGGAGAGGGAGGCTGGATCTCCGCTTCTGCAGGAGATGAGTTTGGAGGGATGAATCTTCCTATTATGGTTTCTTCTGCCAGCAATTTCATTTTTGGGGCGGCCAATTTCTCAGCCAGTGTTTATCCTCAGCTGTCTATGGGTGCCGCACGATTGATTGAGACCTATGGCTCGGATTACCTCAAGGAAACCTTTGTGCCCAATTTATACAGTGGTGTATGGCAAGGAACCATGGCTATGACTGAGCCAGATGCGGGCAGTTCCTTGTCTGATTTGAAAACAAAAGCTGTGTCTATCGACGATGAAAACGATCTCTATAGAATCACAGGTCAAAAAATATTCATCTCTGCTGGTGATCACGATGGTGTAGGCAATGTGATTCACTTGGTGTTGGCTCGAATTGAAGGTGCTCCTGAAGGTGTAAAGGGGCTTTCTCTCTTTATTGTACCACAAAAAATGACCAACGAGGAAGACAAGGTCGTACTGAATGATGTGAAGACGACTGGGTTGTATCACAAGATGGGATATAAAGGTACGCCAATCGTACATTTGTCGTTTGGAGAGCAGGATCGTTGTTATGGTCATTTGTTAGGCGAGCCCAACGAAGGCTTGTCTCAGATGTTTCAAATGATGAATGAGGCAAGGATAGGAGTGGGGTTAAGTGCCACGGCAATTGCTTCATCGGCCTACTATGCCTCTCTCAACTATGCCAAGGAAAGAGTGCAGGGTAGAAAACCAGATGAAAAGAACCCAAATACTCCCCAAATACCTATTGTCGAACATGCAGATGTGAAGCGAATGCTATTGCAGCAGAAAGCTATGGTAGAGGGCTCATTGTCGCTTTTGCTGAACTGTTCCTATTATGCAGACATGGCTAAGGCGGGGACACAGGATGTCAAAGAAATTTACCGACTCACTTTAGATCTTTTGACACCTGTAGCCAAAACTTATCCAAGCGAAAACGGTATGCTGGCCACTTCTAATGCCATCCAAATTTTCGGCGGAGCAGGTTATTGTAGAGATTTCCCAGTAGAGCAGTATTATCGGGATATGAAAATACATACCCTGCACGAGGGGACCAGTGGTATCCATGGGATGGATTTATTAGGTAGAAAAATCATCATGGGTGGAGGGATCGCTTTTAGAGCCTTTACAGAAGAGGTGTCTAAGACAATCAAAAAGGTAAAGATGGAAATACTGGAATTGACCAGGTATGCCGAAAAACTCAATGATGCTTTGTTTAGACTTCAAAATGTTACGATGAGATTGTCAACGATGGCTATGAAGGAAAAGAAGGAAGTGTTTTTGATGGATGCTACGCTGTATCTCGAACTATTCGGTATCATAGCAGTGGGGTGGCAATGGTTGTTGCAGGCCATCCCTAGCCAGATCGCAATCAATGAAAATAGAGGGGATGAATTCTACGAAAGCAAATTGTACACCATGCGCTATTATTTCGAATATGAATTGCCTAAATCTGAATCGCTCATTACCAGACTAAATAGTGCAGATAAACTTTTGATCGAGGTATCAAAGGATCATCTGATCTAG
- a CDS encoding ISAon1 family transposase N-terminal region protein gives MHFKGNKLTSKGFYDEVTIQDFPVRGKALLLEGETQKRLNEDTGKNVRRDWKMVKNSTRKTEEFALLLKRNS, from the coding sequence CTGCATTTTAAAGGGAATAAGTTGACTTCCAAGGGCTTTTATGATGAGGTTACAATTCAGGATTTTCCAGTCCGTGGCAAAGCCCTGTTACTTGAAGGTGAAACGCAGAAACGGCTCAATGAAGACACCGGTAAGAATGTAAGAAGGGATTGGAAAATGGTCAAAAATAGCACGCGGAAGACTGAGGAGTTCGCGCTTCTCTTAAAACGGAACTCCTAG